The following coding sequences lie in one Paracidovorax avenae genomic window:
- a CDS encoding FimV family protein: MKISNAILGASLSALATGASALSLGASHGTVVLGAPVDLVFDVQPDPGGDVESSCVRVRLMSGDTAVPDSKVQVTPVPAAGGRNPAVRVRAYITADEPVVTATVSAGCSGGVTRRYTFLAQLPEAVAAASPSSPVDIGRLAGAGASAAGSAAGAAGGAGGAQGMGGRGPRAAAPGAAPAPAPRASRQAAAAAPSAASRPPSRALKPAPTAAASPAAERARLVMEPLDVWLDGPLPLRQSPELAPAAETTSPEQRAQAAALWKALNTPVEDVQRAAGQVAQLEGAVATERARAASERAAAAELRQRLDSAESERFPAVLVYALVGLLVLLALLAAWLWGRARRAAASAWTEAVAASSQPREPGGEPLAPDGSALATRPQADAPATRPKRLPVMPSRASASAARVPPVPAEPPAPVPAAAPAPRDSFHLPAFADSLSSAVLVEGPVMTRNAPLVPEPAPAPGPAPAALAPVPVVAPAPLAPPVPAAMPRMAGPQPEDLFDIQQQAEFFVSVGEHDQAIAVLRQHIAAHGDTSAFAYLELLRLYHTLGRVEGFHQLREQFCAQFNVSVPEFGNFHRSGKTLQGFPDALAAIEAEWSSPAVLGVIEGFLFRQADAPRATQFDLAAFDDLLLLLAIAQTTPASARGPAPPRPRTTPGEIPADEVQAAAAPVRAASAGPEEELRSFDTLSAGLTWESLPAPLPRAPSTAPSPLHEDPDAMLDIDLSDPPHLTLSDLPPVPVTPPPAPGQSVGFGMDEKMELRLELDEFERKNRTPKG; the protein is encoded by the coding sequence GTGAAGATCAGTAACGCGATACTCGGAGCGAGTCTTTCCGCCCTGGCCACGGGGGCATCGGCGCTGTCGCTGGGCGCCAGCCACGGCACGGTGGTGCTGGGCGCGCCGGTGGACCTCGTGTTCGACGTGCAACCCGATCCGGGTGGCGATGTCGAGTCTTCCTGCGTGCGGGTGCGCCTGATGTCCGGAGATACGGCCGTGCCGGACTCCAAGGTGCAGGTCACCCCGGTTCCTGCCGCCGGCGGGCGCAACCCGGCCGTGCGCGTGCGTGCATACATCACGGCGGACGAGCCGGTCGTCACCGCGACGGTTTCCGCCGGTTGCAGCGGCGGCGTGACCCGCCGCTACACCTTTCTCGCGCAACTGCCCGAAGCGGTGGCTGCGGCGTCACCGTCCAGCCCGGTGGACATCGGCCGGCTGGCTGGAGCGGGAGCTTCCGCGGCGGGGTCGGCGGCCGGTGCCGCCGGTGGCGCCGGTGGCGCCCAGGGCATGGGCGGGCGGGGCCCCCGGGCGGCCGCTCCCGGCGCTGCGCCTGCCCCGGCGCCGCGTGCCAGCCGCCAGGCAGCGGCGGCAGCGCCTTCAGCCGCGTCCCGGCCGCCGAGCCGCGCGCTGAAGCCGGCGCCCACGGCCGCCGCATCGCCCGCGGCAGAGCGTGCCCGGCTGGTGATGGAGCCCCTGGACGTCTGGCTGGATGGGCCGCTGCCGCTGCGCCAGTCGCCCGAACTGGCCCCTGCCGCGGAGACCACCTCCCCCGAGCAGCGCGCGCAGGCCGCGGCCCTCTGGAAGGCGCTCAACACCCCCGTGGAAGATGTGCAGCGCGCGGCCGGCCAGGTCGCTCAGCTCGAAGGGGCCGTGGCGACCGAGCGCGCGCGCGCCGCATCCGAGCGCGCTGCGGCTGCCGAACTGCGGCAACGCCTGGACAGCGCCGAGTCCGAGCGCTTCCCGGCCGTCCTGGTCTATGCGCTGGTGGGCCTGCTGGTGCTGCTGGCCTTGCTGGCCGCCTGGCTGTGGGGCCGCGCCCGCAGGGCGGCGGCCTCCGCCTGGACCGAGGCCGTCGCGGCCAGCAGCCAGCCCCGGGAGCCCGGCGGCGAGCCGCTGGCGCCGGACGGCTCCGCGCTGGCGACCCGTCCGCAGGCGGATGCGCCCGCAACCCGTCCGAAGCGGCTGCCCGTGATGCCCAGCCGGGCGTCGGCGTCCGCGGCCAGGGTGCCGCCGGTGCCCGCCGAGCCGCCGGCCCCCGTGCCGGCAGCCGCCCCGGCCCCGCGCGACAGTTTTCACCTGCCCGCGTTCGCGGACTCTCTTTCCAGCGCGGTGCTGGTCGAGGGGCCGGTGATGACGCGCAATGCGCCGCTGGTTCCCGAGCCTGCGCCCGCGCCCGGGCCTGCACCGGCCGCGCTGGCGCCTGTCCCCGTCGTGGCACCGGCACCGCTGGCGCCGCCCGTGCCCGCCGCGATGCCCCGCATGGCAGGGCCGCAGCCCGAGGACCTGTTCGACATCCAGCAGCAGGCGGAATTCTTCGTGTCGGTGGGCGAGCACGACCAGGCCATCGCCGTGCTCCGGCAGCACATCGCCGCCCACGGCGACACCTCGGCGTTCGCCTACCTGGAGCTGCTGCGGCTCTACCACACCCTCGGCCGTGTGGAAGGCTTCCACCAGCTGCGCGAGCAGTTCTGCGCGCAGTTCAACGTCTCGGTTCCCGAATTCGGCAATTTCCACCGCAGCGGCAAGACCCTGCAGGGCTTCCCCGATGCCCTGGCGGCGATCGAGGCCGAATGGTCCTCGCCGGCCGTGCTCGGGGTGATCGAGGGATTCCTGTTCCGGCAGGCCGACGCGCCCCGGGCCACGCAGTTCGACCTGGCGGCCTTCGACGACCTGCTGCTGCTGCTGGCCATCGCGCAAACCACGCCCGCCAGCGCCCGCGGCCCGGCGCCTCCGCGCCCTCGCACCACGCCGGGCGAGATCCCCGCCGACGAAGTGCAGGCCGCCGCCGCGCCGGTCCGTGCCGCCAGCGCCGGGCCCGAGGAAGAACTGCGTTCGTTCGACACGCTTTCGGCCGGCCTGACCTGGGAATCGCTGCCCGCGCCCTTGCCGCGGGCCCCGTCCACCGCGCCGTCTCCCCTGCACGAGGATCCGGACGCGATGCTCGACATCGACCTGTCCGATCCGCCCCACCTCACGCTCAGCGACCTGCCGCCGGTGCCCGTGACGCCGCCGCCGGCGCCCGGCCAGTCGGTGGGTTTCGGCATGGACGAAAAGATGGAATTGCGCCTGGAACTGGACGAGTTCGAGCGCAAGAACCGCACGCCCAAGGGCTGA